One part of the Salmo salar chromosome ssa28, Ssal_v3.1, whole genome shotgun sequence genome encodes these proteins:
- the LOC106589517 gene encoding zinc finger protein 420 isoform X2 has product MWQFLSRLEKLLPVSNFQQAALLLSDIPSVLEECVESISHPQQLKTLLQYHRDLCQLDNHDSPSSTDEDCILSALCLPPVERVVITTEVKKEGTRMDVKEREGVDSRSGECEKNKTSSVSDDDDDEEAEDDAEFADPGTDKVEPEYGTVMGIGEDGTEKPLKLIKKQEETHYEKFRKKSKPGQKRSIGMSKEIRSPMIQKPSVDLQGIVIANMTQTPKSNQQVSRAKRSLERRTCKLCGKVVQRPAVLRKHMLTHTGDWSYQCPTCKKIYKALGSFQEHTERCVFPIEETPEDSESSISVMQYKGLMLKKTLPRPPGQNEKELKRIVCKTCPVCGKTFATGSSMKRHQVIHTEPKKCRVCEHIFPNSSELKIHMESHPKKGIQCSNCERTFKHDYSVKAHEEACLFLSRQQGELGESCGPPAMGQTDPGPSGSTHQQSMTCEAGIIQLSATLSKQNSAFTYMHSVEGSSARAKKSLERRTCKVCGKVVQRPAVLRKHMVTHTGDWPYQCPTCKKIYKTLRSFQEHIERCVFPIEETPEDSESSSTNATKHPSSTPEPNAPIGSSKRCARCPICHKFISGYLRYHILSHSDEHPHACPRCGSKYKFDFVLRRHMRLFCKVRKGEPVELGEKKIHKCNECGKEFGLKSTLTAHKRIHNPLRCAYCRRMFPDQETLAIHKVEHKPVQCTMCEKSFNVIRYLSRHYVDDHQFSGPFRCTYCERSYAELSVFIRHERTHTGDLPYKCSHCPKKFHFETALVTHQRKHTGEKPCLCWECGKSFQSKGILKTHMNRVHTPQVKRFSCSQCNKAFRDKGQMKMHENVYHKGVRYPCSYCGKGFYSPAPLVRHVLIHTGENPYSCTYKECTRVFKSASELRIHMRYHTGDRPFKCKDCGKGFVQAHYLTIHRRSHTGEKPYSCLTCNKSFSTSHQLSRHMKTHTGEKPYQCTDCGKAFNRRDRLRTHQDKCHPSF; this is encoded by the exons ATGTGGCAATTTCTTTCGAGACTGGAGAAGCTACTTCCTGTGTCAAACTTCCAACAG GCTGCCTTGCTGCTCAGTGACATTCCCTCTGTTCTGGAGGAATGTGTTGAGTCCATATCTCACCCTCAGCAGCTGAAAACCCTGCTTCAGTACCACAGAGATCTCTGCCAGCTGGACAACCATG ACTCTCCATCTTCCACCGATGAGGACTGCATTCTCTcagctctctgtcttcctcctgtgGAAAGGGTGGTAATTACAACAGAGGTGAAAAAAGAAGGAACACGTATGGATGTAAAAGAAAGAGAAGGGGTGGATAGCAGATCAGGGGAATGTGAGAAAAACAAAACATCCTctgttagtgatgatgatgatgatgaggaggcaGAGGATGATGCAGAGTTTGCTGACCCAGGGACAGATAAGGTGGAACCAGAGTACGGAACAGTGATGGGTATAGGGGAAGATGGTACAGAGAAGCCTTTAAAACTAATCAAAAAGCAAGAAGAAACCCATTATGAAAAATTCAGAAAAAAGTCCAAACCTGGACAAAAGAGAAGCATAGGTATGTCTAAAGAAATCAGATCCCCCATGATACAAAAGCCCTCGGTGGACCTACAAGGGATTGTCATCGCTAACATGACACAGACCCCCAAATCAAATCAACAGGTCTCAAGAGCCAAAAGGTCCTTGGAGCGTAGAACATGCAAGTTGTGCGGTAAGGTCGTACAGCGTCCTGCAGTCTTGAGGAAACACATGTTGACTCACACTGGTGACTGGTCCTATCAATGTCCTACCTGTAAGAAGATTTACAAGGCCTTGGGAAGCTTCCAGGAACATACTGAAAGATGTGTCTTTCCTATTGAGGAAACACCTGAGGACAGTGAGTCATCCATATCAGTGATGCAATACAAGGGTCTGATGTTGAAGAAAACTTTACCACGTCCGCCAGGACAAAATGAAAAAGAACTAAAACGCATTGTCTGCAAGACATGTCCTGTTTGTGGGAAGACTTTTGCCACAGGTTCGAGCATGAAGCGGCATCAGGTTATCCACACTGAGCCCAAAAAGTGCAGAGTGTGCGAACACATCTTCCCTAACTCTTCCGAGCTGAAGATCCACATGGAGTCCCATCCGAAGAAAGGAATCCAATGTAGTAACTGTGAGAGGACCTTCAAGCACGATTACAGTGTGAAGGCTCATGAAGAGGCTTGTCTTTTTCTGAGTCGTCAACAAGGGGAGCTTGGTGAGAGCTGTGGTCCTCCAGCTATGGGGCAGACAGACCCAGGGCCATCAGGCAGTACACACCAGCAGAGCATGACATGTGAAGCAGGAATCATACAACTCTCTGCAACACTGAGCAAACAGAATTCTGCCTTCACCTACATGCATTCTGTGGAGGGGTCATCAGCGAGAGCAAAAAAGTCCCTGGAGCGTAGGACATGCAAGGTGTGCGGTAAGGTTGTACAGCGTCCTGCAGTTCTGAGGAAACACATGGTGACCCACACTGGTGACTGGCCCTATCAATGTCCCACCTGTAAGAAGATTTACAAGACCTTGAGAAGCTTCCAGGAACATATTGAAAGATGTGTCTTTCCTATTGAGGAAACACCTGAGGACAGTGAGTCGTCCTCCACCAATGCAACCAAACACCCATCTTCCACCCCGGAACCAAACGCACCTATAGGATCATCCAAACGCTGTGCAAGGTGTCCTATTTGCCATAAGTTTATATCGGGATACCTGAGATATCACATTCTCTCTCACTCAGATGAGCACCCACACGCTTGCCCTCGTTGTGGGTCGAAATACAAGTTCGACTTTGTATTGAGGAGGCACATGAGACTGTTCTGCAAGGTGAGGAAGGGGGAACCTGTTGAATTAGGGGAAAAGAAAATCCACAAGTGTAATGAATGTGGGAAGGAATTTGGGCTAAAATCCACACTGACGGCACACAAACGCATCCACAACCCGCTCCGCTGCGCCTATTGCCGAAGGATGTTCCCAGACCAAGAAACGCTTGCAATACACAAGGTAGAGCACAAACCGGTTCAATGCACCATGTGTGAGAAGAGCTTCAATGTGATAAGATACCTCTCCAGACACTACGTGGACGACCATCAGTTCAGCGGGCCGTTCCGCTGCACCTACTGCGAGAGAAGCTATGCCGAGTTATCTGTCTTCATCCGACACGAGAGGACACACACCGGGGATCTTCCATATAAGTGCTCCCACTGTCCCAAGAAGTTCCATTTTGAAACTGCTCTTGTGACACACCAGAGaaagcacacaggagagaaaccgtgcCTTTGCTGGGAGTGTGGAAAGAGCTTCCAATCCAAGGGGATTCTGAAAACACACATGAATCGTGTTCACACTCCTCAGGTGAAACGTTTCTCTTGTTCCCAGTGTAACAAAGCTTTCAGGGACAAAGGTCAAATGAAGATGCATGAGAATGTATATCACAAAGGGGTGCGTTACCCGTGCTCCTACTGTGGTAAGGGATTCTATAGCCCTGCCCCATTGGTGAGACACGTATTGATTCACACAGGGGAGAATCCTTATTCCTGCACATATAAGGAATGTACCAGAGTTTTCAAATCTGCATCTGAACTGAGGATACACATGAGATACCATACTGGAGACCGGCCATTCAAGTGCAAGGACTGTGGGAAGGGTTTTGTTCAAGCCCATTATCTTACCATACACCGGCGAAGTCATACTGGGGAGAAACCGTATTCGTGTCTCACCTGCAACAAGTCCTTCAGCACCTCCCATCAGTTGAGCAGACACATGAAaactcacacaggggagaagccttaccaatgTACGGATTGCGGGAAAGCTTTCAATCGTAGAGACCGTTTGCGGACTCATCAAGATAAATGCCATCCATCTTTTTAG